The Vitis vinifera cultivar Pinot Noir 40024 chromosome 7, ASM3070453v1 genomic interval CACTAATGATCAAATCATCAAAAGCCATGGTTTGGGGGGGAAAAGTGAAATTAGTTTAAGCAattgtgtgtgtgagagagagagagagagactcgCATATGTGTAAATGATAGCAGAAACTAAATTCTATGGTGCGACAGGTGGGAGGAAATTTGTTTTAGcacttagagagagaaagagagagagagagagccataACACCCCAGACCACCCTGGTGGATCTGACAGCTTTGGTGGTAGTGCAACAGCAAGTTACTTTACATGAATAAAGTATGCATATGGAAATTGTCAACTGATTCTACATGTATAAACAGGTGTAGTTTTCATGGCCATGCATCATATATTTTTACCAGTAAGATGGCCATGCTGCCTTGAATTACTGCCTTCTTGCTTCCCTCCAGTGAAACCTGCAAAGGATGTTCTTCTCCGGCCCCTTCCTTTTGTTTAGTTTGGACCTTTGTAAGGGCATCTGCCAATCAAACAGAATTTAGCTAAGaacttttttctatttcttatgATCGTGTATTTATGATGTTTATGTTTCAGACAACCATTAATCAAATTCCAAAACCTTCAGAGTCTGCATCATTGTTCAATTCTTCCTTTTAGTGTTACTATTCCTCCTTTTAGAGTCATTATTCCTTTCTACGCAAAAAATGTCATCTATCCTAATATAGCAAGCATTGccttgtatacatcatgtatactttaggcgcttttaatacaattgctttacttatcagaaaaaaaaaaaaaaaagcaagcattgatttggatctttcaatttctttcttgctttctGTCTTTTTGCTTGCCTTCAGAGACACCTGCAAAGGGTGTTTGTTTTCCTACCCCTTCTGTCTACTTTGGACTTTCTAAGAGCACCTTGACCTGCCTACCAAAAGAGAATTTAACTAAGACCTTTTTCAATTCCTAACATTGCACATTTAATCAAATGAATGTTTTCTTAATCAAAAGTACTAAATCAATTCATTTCAAAACCATTAGTGGTTCTTCTAGTTAATGAGTCTCATTTCAttcttgattcttttttttaatattaccaTCCTTTTCCCCTGACAAACTACCATAAGTGCTATGACATGCAAGCATTGAtttgaatttcttaaaatttcttttaaaagaaacttcTTGAAACTCGTAACAGTAAGAATAATCTGAGACTTCATGTAGGAGATGATTCCTTAATTTCTTTTCtctgaaaaaaaattatcaaaactcTTTAACAGTAAGAATAACCTGAGACATTGAGTAGGAGATTAGAAAACGTGCTAGCAACATACTGTTTAACAGCAACATGGGCAGCCTGAAACCATATAAGATGAATCAGCACACCAAATCTTCATCATGAACAACTTAACAGACAGATGTCAATCCAAATAACACAAGCACAAATAGATGCACGAAGAGAATTATGatcaatgaaaatgaaaaaagaaaacctcCAGAGAAAAATCAGAGAGAGCGGCCTCAGGTAAAACTTCTTCCATCAGAAGCACATCTGTCCAAATAACTCCTGCACTAACAAAGGCAatcaattgaatattttaagaatttgtaTCCAGATTGCAATACAAGAAAGTATCTGGCCattacataaaatttaaatttcacaaaatAAAGACAAGTAGCAATAATGGAATAAAATTGCCAGTGGGACAAATACTTCAGAAACAAAAAGAAGgttgaatttatttcattattaatacTTAACAAAATTATTACTGGCCAAGTATCATCATCTCTTCATGGATTGTCAAAAGAAGCTGTTTTGAGTTGAGAACTAAGTATTGTATATAGCCATGGAATCAAAGTTGCACTACGTACATTGGCAGATGAATGCATGAATGTGATTCAAAAGGGAGCATGTTAACTTTTATGCAGAAAAAAGGGTCAAGGATGTGTGTCATGTGGTGGTAGAGGATGACTTCAAATGTAAACAAGTGATGATGTTATAGCAGATACGTTGTGTTTAGAGCACCAATATGACGAAGATTAGATCAACTCATGATGTAATAACAGATATGCAGTACTTACGAAGGATTCCAAGTAGATCAGATGAACTAATCTGCTTCCTTATTTGTTGCTGAGTGGATTCAAAATGCCTAAAGAAACAAAATCCAGTTATGGAACAGTTAGAGAAAGCAAGAGACGGAACAGATAATTTACAAGttcaaaaaaaaacttcaataaTTCATCCATACTTGGTAACCAGATCTTGTGCAAGTTTGATTAGTTGATCTTCTGAATCAGGAAATATTAATCGATAAGCATGGACAGCCTCCACAAACTCACGGGTAGAAGCCTTGGTTCAGAAAATTGTATAATTTCTCATCAATTTGATGacataagaaagaaaagaaaaaatctaactgcAAACAATAACGGGAGATTGCCACAAAGGCCAGAAATCGATTTTCTTTAGGTAGATAAGGAAACGTGGCAATGCTACTTTTTTCTGCTTACTTCATGTGCAGTTCCAGGAAGTGCATCAGAAGAACTTCCTTGTTTGGAAGGTTCATCAGAATCTAGAGAAGTGGTGCTTATTGCTCTAGAGTTAAGCTGAAGGGTTATAAGGTATTTTTCCAAAGTTTCAAGTAGCTTTGCCTTCAAGCTGTCCACCTGTCAAAATTGGGCAAACTGTCATTGTATTTACATCAATGTACAGACaaacacatgaaaaataaaaaggactATGTCAATTTACTTGCATGTAGAAGAATCTGTgtgatctttttttttctttacaggaaatagaaattaaaaggTGCCTAACAAAATGGGGCACTACCCTACCACACAAGTATACAAGGCACCAGGgcagaaaaagaagaaggcCAATACAAACCACCCACCCCATAGCAGCTCAAGCAAAGGCCAATAAAAGCCACCCACCCCATAGTAGCTCAAGCAAAGACATTAAGTAGATATTCACTGCAACAGAGAGCTCTGTGAACCTTCAAAATTGTTCTACTCCCCTCTTTTCATATAGTTTAAGACAAGCATGAAGGAGTCATTTTCCGATCTACCTTCTACTTTGATACATGAAACTAGCTTGCAACCCATTAAGGACATAATTAACCTTCCTGGAAAGGACCCAAGACAACCCAGATAAGGAAAATACTATATAACCCAAAGATTGGACACATTCACAATGAATTAGAAGCTGATCAACCAACTTTTCCTATTATTTGAAGAGACAACATCAGTTCACCAAAATCCAACCCCTTCCTGTTAGATGTTCAATTGGGAGAATTCTATCCTGAGCCACCTCCAAGAAATGAAGTTAAACATAACCCCGCACCTTAGAGGGCCAAATGTCTCTAGCTGGAAAGTGCAGGTACTTTCTGGCATAAGGACTAGTAGTAGGACTTTACTAAGAAAATGCATTTCCTGGAAGCTCTGTTAACCAACTTATCATCAAGTTAGCATGAATATGCGCTGAGCTCAAAGGGCATAAAAGCTCTTCCACCatctccatctcccaatcaaAAGAATTCCTCCTAAACCTAGGATTCCATCAAGCTACCATCCCCATCCCTAAATTCCAATGATCCGCCATCCAAGCCACTCTATGAACAACTAAAGAGTACATAACCAGGAAATAATCCTTTAGAGTCAACTTTCTACACCATGTATCTGTCCAAAATTTTGTCCGGAGCCCATTGCCAATGGAAAAAATAACTCTTGAAAATCTTCCTATTCTCTGTCTGTGGCTTTCTAGAGGCTACATCCATAAGCCATCCTGCCAATCCTAGAGCACCAACCCCCCACTATCTCTCCATGCTCCCATAATGACTCTCCTCCACAAGCTATCTTGCTCACCAATAGACTTCTATAACCATTTCCTAAGCAACACCTTATTCAACATAGGTACCCTTATAATAGCCAAACCTCCTCTTTTCATCTCAAAACACACCACATCTCATCTGAACCTCTATTTAAATCCTTTTTAATGGTTTACTCTCTCATAGAGTGAATCCTTTTCGATGGCTTACTCTCTCATAGAACCTctatttgaatccttttaatTCTACGCTGCACTTTCCTTAGAATCATGGAAGATGCATAAAGTAAATTGGAAGATTGGACAGTATACTTTCAACAAAGTAAATGCGTTACCCTTTGAGAAGTACAACTTTTTCCAGGATGTCAATCTTTCCTTAAACCTTCCTTTTACAACATTCCAAACCACAAAGCACTTAAAAGAGACCACAAAGGCAAACCCCATATATTTGGTAATAGGTGGCCCACTCTCCACCAAACTTCACAGCCAAACTGCCCTACATCATCCACTGCTCACATTGAAAGAAGCTCATTCTTTTCCAAATTGATTTCTAAAGCCAAAACAGCTTATAAAGCACAACACCACCCATTTTAGATATAACCACAACTCATTGCTAGCCTCTAAAAAGAAGGGAATCATCTTCACAAAGAAATGTGAGATTTCAATCCTGCCACTTCTTTTCTTCCTACTTGAAACTGTTAAGAACCACCTCTATCCTGCTTAGTTCATAATACAAATCAAAATCTCCTTCAccagaataaataaataaagagagagCAAATGTCGCTGCCTCAACCCTCTCACactctgagaaaaaaaaaaaaaacaggtagAATTCCAATTAACTAATACTAATAAACAAATGGTCAAAATGCAAAACTTATTTCAATTAATATGTTTTTACACGGAGCCCCTATTACTCATCATCAAAAGAAGGAAATTACATTTCAGATAACTTAAGCCTTCTTGATGCCATTTGCAAGCCACCATTGCTCTCGAACATTTGTTTTGGAGTCAATGGCCTCATTAGCTATGAGACTAGTGCCCCAGATTTGAATACTTAAGGATATTTTGGGAGTCAAAAACATCCTCATTGATGATTTTGTAGAGGTTTTTTGCCAACACTTTAAGCAAGTAACAAATAATCTCAACAGACATAACAGAATATCATGCAGCACCAAACCTGAAAATTCAACTGCTTAAGAAGCACCACAGCCTCAGCTCTTACTTGCACAGATTCAGAGTCTAAGCATACCTTTTCCTGAAAGGGGAAAAATTATCCAACTAAGAGACCATTTTTATCCGGATTAGCAAAAGCACAAGAAGTggggataaaaaatattaatgttttaatcAGCAAAAGGTTCATGAATGCACAAGGAagcagaagaaaaagaagacgatgatgatgatgaatcaaaagaaaaacaaccttATTTGAAGATCTCGCAGATATACTCACAAGCCCAGGTGACAATTTTTAGCACCTAGAATCCATATAAACACTATACTTGAAATATACATTTGCTTACTATCAATGAAGATTTGTGACATGGACATCTAGCACGTCCACTCCTCTAGTATTCAGCAACACTGATGAGCATAAATACAACTGCCTAGTATATAATCTGACcttttttcaaataaacattaaaattaaaaatattataaataatgttGAGTGAACCTGCAAGTTTTTTATGATAATAGACATTGCTTCTTCAGATGCTCTCTTACAATCCTGGAATGATGAGTCCCCATATGcctattgaataaaaaaagaacatgTCACTAATGAGTAGAATTCTCAATATGAAGTTGATAACAATGATATCATgtcaagaaaacaaacaaagataAATTGCTTCAGCCACTGAAGGAACAGGTAAGAAGACAGTCACCTCAAAAATCGGCATGGCTCCAGTATAAAACCTGACTGCATCAGCATAAGCTTCGgatttaatacattttccaaGCCTAGTAGGTAGATCATATATGAACTGCTCTTTTCCACAGAAGATGAAATCTGTGTAACTCATACATGGccaaacaccaaaacttacataaAGTATTGAACATCAAATAAGATTATTTCCGACCGATTGAAAATCTAACCATAAAAATGTTTCATCATGAGCCATAGCCTCAATATCTTTCTAAACaactataaaacaaaaataccaaCTTCAATaatgtatcattttttttttttttttgttaggtaaTAATGTatcattatttttggaaatcatcttACCAGCAAATAGTTATTACTATTAACTGGCAAGTATCTTTCAATCAACGGGTCTACAGTTCAATTATGGAAGTTTACAGGGCATTACTTACAGGAGAACTAGCTAGGTCACTGCCAACTTTGTTTGCATGACAATGGTACAAACCGTATCGCAAGATATTTATTTCAATTCTTTGCACATTGATCAATCTCTAGAAGTCAATGCTCTTACAAAGATGTCATTCCACTACACGAGAAATAGCAACACTACACATTGACTAGTAAATTTTAATACCTGAACTTTCCGAAGAAGATTTCGTGTTCGATGCAATTTCTCTATATGTTCTCTTTTCTCAAAAAGAGAGGTATTAACCCCATCACTTCTAGATTGAACAGACATTATCTGCAATATGGGTGTAGCCAATTACCTCTTGTTCACATTCTTTTTATTGAAAGAGTGAGcacaaaattgattgaaataaaaattatccaaGCACCTTCTTAAGCAGCTGTTCCATATTTGCTTCCATGCCTACGATGTTATTTTTCATCCTATTCAAAGATGCAGATAAACAAGAGTGTTTAAGTAATAtctgtatatatatttatctcatCAAAAGTTCTTAGCTAACCATACATAAACTGGAACCAAAAAATTTCACATAATCTAAAGTGTAGACAAGATGCTCCACTAAATGTACTAGTTATGTCTAAAAGATGCAACAAcaaaaaagaataacaaaaaatggttaatttcatttacctcCCTTGAGGTTTTGGTTAAATACATCTAACTCCcttaagtttgaaatttcatcatgcACCTCCCTTATTTTAAATAAGAGGAGAGATGagtgaaaataagaaatgaaaaggataaggaaggtatttgatgaaatttcaaacctatGGAGGTTAGATGAATTTGGCCGAAACCTCATgggaggtgaatgaaattaacccaaaaaaaaaaaaaatggataatgaGATAGAGGACAGATAATACTGTTTCCCATAATGCAAAATGTCAAACATGGAGATTGAAAATCCGCAAGCCTGTAATGAGGTACTGAGGAGCATGCATTTCGTCATCAGCTAGGTGTATGGATCCACAAGAGTACTCTTTACAAACTATGTATTTTGCTTGTGCATGGCTTCTATGCCTAGTGTGTATATGGGTTGTGCCTTTTTCTGTTAGGGActtttattgttgttgttattgttatatAGGcattttataattcatttatacCTATTTGcctattgaaaaaataaagaaaataaaattcaactaTGTAAAAAAGGGAACATTACCTTTTAATTGTCTCAGTGGCACTGATAAACTTGTTGTAATTTTCATACACTAACATCTGCAAGTCAGTGTCAAGATTTTTTATCTCAGCTGCCATTTCAACATGTCTTTGAAGAAGTCCttccaaatttgatttttgtgcCTTCACATACAAATGAagcaaatattattatataagaagATTATAGAAAACTACAGGTAAGCAACAAGGATACCAAGCTCACTGCTGGACCCCTACCTTCGACAACATAAAACGATGCAGTGCGACTGGAAAATGTTTAGATCCATTgaacaatttattaatttagaacAGTGAGAAATCATGGAACAGTGAAAGAATGTGTAACTAAACTAAAATAAAGGGAATCTTTGTTTCCCAGGTTGTCTGCCAGCATCGGAACTTGTGGTGTCCAAATTTCTCTAATCACTTAAAAGCATTTCGATCTTATCCTCGCTTAATTCAGAATAGGGAAAAGTTAAGACACTCTGCAGGAATGTGAAACTAGACTTAGCCAATGCTCATGCATTGGAACTTCCAGGCCTAAATAAAGggagctctttttttttttccagattttCAGTGTCCAAATTTCTCTAATTCTTAAATGTATTTTGATCTCATCACTTGCAGAAATTCGTGATCTTGAATATCTGCAAGTACATCAGTATCTCGACATCTCTAGCATCTACGAGTGTCATTCCAACGATATTTCTATGTTTTGCTTCTAATCTTCAACCAATATCTATTCAATATCTCCGCGATTTCATACCTCAATTCGTTATTAATATCCAATTCCTTCCAATGCAAATTAAGAGcaacaaccaaaaaaattcACAGAAACCAAAAATTACGAACTCATATTCCCACCCAATATACATGTCACAATCTCTTAATACAATTTTGAATTCAGTTCCATGAGGTAACAGAACACAATTCACATTCTGAATCAGATTTAAAACATCAGACCCCTAATTCCAACCAAAACCTCATGCACAGATCTGAAAAAACAATGAGATCGTGAGCCTTGTGCGTACCAGAAGATTCATGTACTGATCGGCATCGAAGGAAGTCGTGTTGATGGCGTCTAGCGAAACGTACTTGGAAGAAGTATTCGAGGCCGTTGAAGGATCTGGAGCGTAGAAGCTCGATAGCAGATCTCTCATTCTCTTCGCTTTGTCGTCCAGTGGAATATCGTCGGCAGCCATTTTCGAATATCCTTGTGCGCGTTCTAGGGTTTCGATTTCGCTGTTCTGGAAGTTGAATTAGAGTCGAAACGGAGATGGAGTAGACGATGAAGTGGATTTAACAGGGGTCAGCTTCTGGCTTCAGCAACGACGTCGTTTGAGCTAAAACGATGACGTTTTACTCGTTGGCACCAGTAGTTCGGTGAGTCGAGCTATGCAAACAGTCGTCGGGGGGAAATGGGATCCTCCACCGTGGCCTCTTGACGTGGCAATGCCATGTCGATATTTCTAGAGTTTGTAGATATGAGCCACGGCATTTgattaacatttattattaaaattcgGGATGATTTTATGAagcatttttaacttaaaaattgtTGTTAATTAAGATTATGTTTAGTTCCCATATAATGTGAAGAAGAAGttaaaataaagaggaaatgtgaaaaatagataatatatatatatatatatatatatatatatatatatatatatatatatatatatatatatatatttaaaatcgataatttattttatatattacttcaaacttattttatttattttttatcttttatataaatattaaataatttaaaatatatgtaaatttctaattaattttaattatattttattttatttcatattttttatattaaaaataaataaaaaaataatcattttttttttttcacttttcgaTAACAAAACATAACCTAAGTGTTCGACAAATTTTATACCATAGTCACATACTAATGCTTTGACTTGTAAACTTAAATACATGAtacaaattcaaacaaaatttacaCGGATATTAAATGCACATCGAAGTTTCTCATTTGGAATATACAACAGTACACACTATAATGAATGTTTGATTTTAGTTTCACGTAATCGGTAATTTTATACACTCTAATTAGACAGATCTGCTATCTTTAGATATATTAAACATATCAAACTAAGTacattaattaatcataattatgtTCAtggattataaaataaattaatcaaccTTTAGGTGATtggtaaatattttataatcaatGAACATCAATATACtcgtaataaaaaaaatgtatcttGTCATAAACATCATAATCGATATGCATGAGACATTCTATTCGATCACTCTATTGAGTACAAGCTAAcatattatgaattttaaattatacaaaattttcaatcatgttAAACTTAAACTTTCATATTACAATTGTTTTCATGTTGAATGtattaaatagtaaaaaaaaaaattgttaaaattgaTGGAATAATTTCCAAATTGTGAATCTAATACTCCTCGTATTTTTTTATCGAAGAGAAACCTATTCTTGACATAAATGTCCTTTATCGTTCCACAAATTTACatgtatgttttttaaaaaaaatgttatatttacaataaaataatgaggacatttttttcaaaataaagtaaaaaaatatgaaaggttaaatttcaaaaattaggtttttaaaaaccattttaatcaaataaccctaaatAATAAGGGGTTGAGAAGGAATTAGACTACGATCCATCGTTCTTAGGTTAATCGAGAGGTAGatgaattgatgaaaaaaattaagcttttgAAGATGAAAGCCTATACTTTACTAATTTATCCTCATCATTTTATAGCATGGTATTTGTGGGGGGTTTCCCTCCACGTGTTATTTTCAAGCTCAAGACCATTTGACCGACTAGGATAGACTTGTAACCCATCTGGGATCACTCCATCTAGACCAAGATAAGTTCCGTCTGACACCAAAAGTGAGAGGTTTCCTTTATTCCATAAGGTCTGATGGAATCGATAGGCTAGACTCACTAGAGTCTTAGACGGACAAATAAGTCCAGTCAAGTCCTCAGGACTTCTagcatgcatgatcaactaCATCTAATGTCTGAGTACTGACCTAGACACTTGACATCTAAGCGGCAGATTAGATGTCTAACGTCTAAGCGGCGGACAAAACTCCATTTACGTCCAAAAGTCAATGTCAATTAATTGTTACACACAATTCCATACATTGGCAGACTAAATGGATAGTAAGTCGCACATCAGTAGATAACACTAGTCAGTCGCCCTTCTATGATACGATTGCCCAGCCGCCCTAAGGGTAATCATCATTATAAGGAATACTATAGTGCATAGTTAGCACTACAGTGATAGTGACATCAATTCTATATAAACCCCTCAAAAAACACAAACAAGGTATACACACACATACGCTATTTTTCTCCTATAAAAATAGTTAGAGCTATCCTTGTTTGACTTAAGTTTCGGATGAGCATACCCGGACCACTTGTCTGGacatttttttgtataataagGAAGTCTGTTTGACTCCAGTGCAGTTGGACGAACTCTTCAAGAAGCACGAACAAGGGAAGTAGTCCACCTAACTCTAGTGAAGTTGGATGGACCTGACTCCAGTTGAGAACGACACCAACAATATTAACAAATTTATGAGATTCTAATCATTTCTAATGTCAAATGGGAGAAGTCTTTTTCCTTCACTCATAGtgataaagaaaacaaatattattgTATATGTTGACCTTTATGTTAGTCATTTTATGGAGAGATTTAACGTTCATAATGttgatataaatttaatattgtgTTTgatttatggttttaaaaaccggaccagATTGGCCGATCTAACCGACCAAACTGTCAATCGGTGAACTTTTCGGTTAATGAACCGTTTTGTGATCAAACCGACATTGAACCATTTAAACTGACAATTGAACCGTCAAACCGGACAAACCATCCGATTTTTTGCAAATCGGTCACACTTTAATCTTACAAATATTTGTTTACTATTTAAGAGGCCCATTATCCACCAGATCCATTTCACGCCCAATACTTACAAAACTAAAACTAATTATAAGCCCATCTTTTGTCCAAGCCACTAAGCCCAGTCCAATGACATGAAAGCTTATAAAATGTTTAGCTTAAATATAACACTTTTATTTGGGCCATGCTTCTAGGCCAATTTGCTTTTTTGTTTGGGTTAAAGTCATGTTGTAAGGTATCTATAAAGCACATAGAGCACATAAAATTCATGTGCTTCTGATGTGGGATTGGAAATGAAACTGATTAGAGGAAAACATTGCCTCTTGACACACGGAACTTTGAAGTTTTTGAACTTTGAACCATGAGCATTGCACCATAATgttgttaaaatatatatatataataagaatgtaagattaatgtttttatttcaaatttttatcatataaaatctttaaaaaaatgtaaatatttaaatttatgtttatttttataataataatataataataattataaaaaataatataaattgattaatagaataattttaaaacaataaaatacaa includes:
- the LOC100262446 gene encoding vacuolar protein sorting-associated protein 51 homolog: MAADDIPLDDKAKRMRDLLSSFYAPDPSTASNTSSKYVSLDAINTTSFDADQYMNLLAQKSNLEGLLQRHVEMAAEIKNLDTDLQMLVYENYNKFISATETIKRMKNNIVGMEANMEQLLKKIMSVQSRSDGVNTSLFEKREHIEKLHRTRNLLRKVQFIYDLPTRLGKCIKSEAYADAVRFYTGAMPIFEAYGDSSFQDCKRASEEAMSIIIKNLQEKVCLDSESVQVRAEAVVLLKQLNFQVDSLKAKLLETLEKYLITLQLNSRAISTTSLDSDEPSKQGSSSDALPGTAHEASTREFVEAVHAYRLIFPDSEDQLIKLAQDLVTKHFESTQQQIRKQISSSDLLGILRVIWTDVLLMEEVLPEAALSDFSLEAAHVAVKQYVASTFSNLLLNVSDALTKVQTKQKEGAGEEHPLQVSLEGSKKAVIQGSMAILLDFRQLLDDNLGLLVKLRDFIIDWVQEGFQDFFGSLNDQFLSLSGKNHSISEHQGLTEGTQGEKFLAGLVLVLAQLSVFIEQSAIPRITEEIAASFSGGGVRGYENGPAFVPGEICRIFRSAGEKFLHLYINMRTQKISVLLRKRFTTPNWVKHKEPREVHMFVDLFLQELEAIRTEVKQILPQGLHRKHHRTDSNGSTTSSRSNPLRDDKITRSNTQRARSQLLESHLAKLFKQKMEIFTKVEYTQESVVTTVVKLCLKSLHEFVRLQTFNRSGLQQIQLDIQFLRVPLKEIVEDEAAIDFLLDEVIVSAAERCLDPIPLEPPILDKLIQAKLAKTKEQTAVSS